One stretch of Gadus chalcogrammus isolate NIFS_2021 chromosome 14, NIFS_Gcha_1.0, whole genome shotgun sequence DNA includes these proteins:
- the eif3m gene encoding eukaryotic translation initiation factor 3 subunit M has translation MSVPAFIDITEEDQALELRAYLKSKGAEISEENSTEGGLHVDLAQIIEACDVCLKDDDKEVESVMNSIVSLLLILETEKQEALIESLCEKLVKFREGERPSLRMQLLSNLFHGMDETTPVRYSVFCGLIKVAATCNAIAFIPTDLDQVRKWIIDWNLNTEKKHTLLRLVYEALVDCKKGESAAKVMVELLGSYTEDNASQARVDAHRCIVRALKDPNTFLFDHLLALKPVRFLEGELIHDLLTIFVSAKLAAYVKFYQSNKDFIDSLGLSHEQNMAKMRLLTFMGMAVEFKEISFDTLQQELQTDAEDVEAFVIDAVRTKMVYCKIDQTQRKVVVSHSTHRTFGKQQWQQLHDNLTSWKANLATVKTSLQTLSPSA, from the exons GCCTTGGAACTCAGAGCCTACTTGAAATCTAAAGGAGCCGAGATCTCTGAAGAGAACTCCACTGAAGGCGGACTCCATGTGGATCTGGCCCAGATCATCGAGGCGTGTGACGTCTGCCTCAAGGATGACGACAAAG AGGTGGAGAGTGTGATGAACAGTATTGTGTCGCTATTGTTGATCCTCGAGACAGAAAAGCAGGAGGCTCTCATTGAGAGTCTCTGTGAGAAGCTGGTGAAATTTCGCGAAGGAGAGAGACCCTCCCTAAGGATGCAGCT GCTAAGTAACTTGTTCCATGGCATGGATGAGACCACCCCAGTGAGGTACTCCGTCTTCTGTGGGCTCATCAAGGTGGCGGCAACTTGTAATGCCATTGCCTTCATCCCCACTGACCTGGACCAG GTTCGGAAGTGGATCATTGACTGGAACCTCAACACAGAGAAGAAGCACACACTCCTCAGGCTGGTGTATGAGGCATTGGTGGACTGTAAAAAAGG TGAGTCGGCAGCTAAGGTGATGGTGGAGTTGCTGGGAAGTTACACAGAAGACAATGCTTCACAAGCTCGTGTTGATGCCCACAG ATGTATTGTCCGTGCTCTGAAAGACCCCAACACTTTCCTGTTCGACCATCTGCTGGCCCTGAAACCAGTCCGCTTTCTGGAGGGAGAGCTTATCCACGAT CTTTTAACCATCTTTGTGAGTGCAAAGCTTGCGGCATACGTTAAGTTTTATCAGAGCAACAAAGACTTCATTGACTCCCTTG GCCTGTCCCACGAGCAGAACATGGCCAAGATGCGTCTGCTGACGTTCATGGGCATGGCGGTGGAATTCAAGGAGATCTCCTTCGACACCCTGCAGCAGGAGCTCCAGACGGACGCTGAGGATGTCGAGGCCTTCGTTATCGACG CTGTCCGGACCAAGATGGTGTACTGCAAAATTGATCAGACCCAGCGAAAAGTTGTTGTGAG CCACAGCACTCATCGTACCTTTGGCAAGCAGCAATGGCAGCAGCTTCATGACAACCTGACCTCCTGGAAGGCTAACCTAGCCACAGTAAAGACCAGCCTGCAGACTCTCTCACCATCCGCTTGA
- the prrg4 gene encoding transmembrane gamma-carboxyglutamic acid protein 4, whose translation MAAFLFLCTLFQILAFGEFACTRHLMSIDGGREDKLKEVFLEEEKANRFLGRHLLFNRFDFEIFTPGNLERECYEEVCNYEEAREVFENDIDTGAFWKKYKEDEGKRPGGRLDVTSLLVGLISAGVSVVVIGLLSWYFCHGRCKEGSSRTSSVRVRRRRSNASVILRRLEEVALQPMPTLDNPPIEGIPLPDLPTYEQAIAKAGPHDAPPPPYPGSRPGSIRR comes from the exons ATGGCCGCTTTTCTCTTTCTATGTACACTTTTTCAAATACTGGCATTTGGAGAGTTTGCTTGTACTAGACATTTGATGTCAATAGATGGAGGACGAGAGGACAAGTTGAAGGAAG TTTTCCTAGAAGAGGAGAAGGCAAATCGGTTCTTGGGACGCCATCTACTGTTCAACAGGTTTGACTTTGAGATCTTCACTCCGGGAAATTTGGAAAGAGAGTGTTATGAGGAAGTGTGTAACTACGAGGAGGCACGGGAGGTCTTCGAGAATGACATAGATACA gGTGCTTTTTGGAAAAAGTATAAAGAAG ATGAAGGGAAGCGACCAGGAGGACGGCTAGATGTTACATCTCTCCTGGTGGGGTTGATATCGGCTGGGGTGTCCGTGGTTGTCATAGGCCTTCTCTCCTGGTACTTTTGTCATGGCAGGTGTAAAGAAGGCTCCTCGCGTACCAG ctCAGTCAGGGTGCGTCGGAGGCGCAGTAATGCATCTGTGATCCTgcggaggctggaggaggtcGCTCTACAGCCGATGCCAACATTAGACAATCCTCCGATAGAGGGCATCCCCCTCCCGGACCTGCCCACCTATGAGCAGGCTATAGCAAAGGCCGGGCCTCACgatgctccaccacctccttatCCTGG CTCAAGACCTGGGAGTATTCGGCGATAG
- the qser1 gene encoding glutamine and serine-rich protein 1: protein MMDRNYPTSSFVDPLVPPAQTVASWAYERSTSSIKSSSGYGAAHLDTDLLQRPSYVSSHQLPTYTTSPHPTGLPGVFDSSGHTSETSIMSFLSAMESRSLQAGPVSASLLPPFRTPSWPAGTNSSTTELYLTGALPPTATFPSPATLSYQHTGAFPSRSYASTPSLALQDPASFSTSTNGLFSHHDPLLHLKSSQTVLPTALAFNHLSSPTLGTALPIQSSTYRSAQESAPHLLQPQFSLLSSPLPVSHTTSQPYAAPVFSGSIERALQRECSVIKHLQRPSSSHTVADQLTSSQHSLEGYLGAASGTEMSYQQDPSNHSTVSCSPPTVEGSSQGANGAQQSKAESGTQAYSASLAAKAKDCSSKHPPAGREGHGHTQSLPGRSPESYSSPGHKQNSVIANQQPVDLPSLLSTSLPQSYVASRSQPQTVSSNSDKLPSLYTTLPTFSSHSASINQTLLYSSSPGLSQEQVVQYGTHVHALCQGNLSESYSSSHAQGAPSVTYSSQSQGQVSLPQSQSYVPGQSLNSPYPSTVTHSLPASNSTQGYTLMQSPVGGKTDDNQPQPQTQSQKYLMSAPLASYSAAAHSQSQLQNNIRPSVQELKVIYGKHKLEELPIQDLQVSMETNSHSNMSAHNNVVYVVSKMEDRYKTQSVIRSNSREDHLMGLEPTNMVQVKEERLDSYHQQHIQLGSSQGTTDPKTTHSTIISSHLGLNAEQLKQHSVLLKSPETHQQNHQNQGLDQGQNTEPQTQFIRVPNSQVTLEHNQMIMLQQQQPLVHHTQNPSKVVSPHMLSTQASGSVQVQYPHMDGEMLNPGITDAQSRQGAVLSEQGSGGTDSSKLIQPSKDHYSQAVNHQSHDAKNQFTLNSICFPDSMLMVDDRNILSNVDDILAATVVACGVTPQDFVKATSAMEREMANPIDSKGHFQTLDVRHMSPSFSTAQQPIMANTNSQTMAMTLNGGHSTADCQGHSVHTNSGCDLNPNVDRGISESDYHLASQVFDTSGLQNSGPGKGIKREDGLMECHGPDGLPKKKARSKSTAQEEESGPCRLVKRGGPAKRQNSRGSDTGSSSSSTPSVPYDGYQQQERIRQKIREVEEKQPEVKTGFIGSFLDFLKSGPKQQYSPSPARTVSRPRKPSSSSKPPACPPPPLNSRPQLPPGGPLMSPEGLGGSGHHKRLDEDLHKNLETLPSFSSDEEDSTGKNQALRNSISSALSALDEVSDRRPRPDIRAPCSMMKQDQAPSMPQAISETRVARATAPPKAVTTTNASSGGKRSPVSEGLKDSLPGQLALQLSGVAIEGLTDEELSDSGGEGMYRERDEFVVRNEDIENLKLTMRAGREPPSIWKVQKALLQKFVPELRDRKRVFSATNSYLGYFGDAKTMYQRVYVKFLDTVNKREYVRVCSRKPRCKPMSSLRGAQVKTLLGLSIGPCAVALGQKPRAKQPKPRAEPPPKKRRKWKEFSSTLSGSSAEDGGDDDEFTPPLPFSSRNLNTRTMKETFRSFVELLVGVAMDEDVLAALERENDELLLPHMKRVDGVITDNRKHLLHKLHIGQLLKTALDSFPEISVVTELKKDGETPAFKVRLSGKAYNRKTMKPFKMPNKVPLEYTVDQQKTQWFSLYHSLQHYKYHTYLMCKDEIAALGVQAGPMGQDETVQKCLQNGAWLEGLFERFGELLNQVQQVCR, encoded by the exons ATGATGGACAGGAATTATCCGACGTCAAGCTTTGTGGACCCGCTGGTTCCACCAGCACAGACCGTGGCTTCTTGGGCCTATGAACGCAGCACATCGAGTATCAAGTCAAG TTCCGGTTATGGGGCAGCACACCTTGACACAGATCTCCTCCAGCGACCAAGCTATGTCTCCTCCCACCAGCTCCCCACGTACACCACATCTCCCCACCCCACAG gTCTCCCTGGAGTGTTTGACTCAAGTGGTCATACCTCTGAAACTTCTATCATGAGCTTCCTGTCCGCCATGGAGTCCAGAAGCCTTCAGGCTGGTCCTGTTAGTGCCTCACTGCTCCCCCCCTTCAGGACACCTTCATGGCCCGCCG GCACCAACTCTTCGACAACAGAGCTGTACTTGACCGGTGCCCTGCCTCCAACAGCCACTTTCCCCTCGCCCGCCACCCTCTCTTATCAGCACACTGGTGCCTTCCCTTCGAGGAGCTATGCTTCCACCCCGTCTCTGGCCCTCCAGGATCCGGCCTCCTTCAGCACTTCCACCAACGGCCTCTTCTCTCACCAcgatcccctcctccacctaaAATCCAGCCAGACTGTCCTCCCCACGGCCCTGGCCTTCAACCATCTCTCTTCTCCCACCCTAGGCACTGCTCTGCCCATTCAGTCCTCCACCTATCGTTCTGCCCAGGAGTCCGCCCCCCATCTTCTACAGCCCCAGTTCAGCCTACTGTCCTCTCCCCTGCCTGTGTCCCACACCACCTCTCAACCGTATGCAGCCCCAGTCTTCTCAGGCTCTATTGAGAGAGCGCTTCAGCGAGAATGTAGTGTGATCAAACACCTCCAGAGGCCTTCCAGTAGCCACACGGTTGCAGACCAACTCACTAGCTCTCAGCACTCGTTAGAGGGGTATTTGGGCGCAGCCAGTGGAACGGAGATGTCCTACCAACAGGACCCCTCCAATCATTCTACAGtctcctgcagcccccccacAGTGGAAGGCTCTTCCCAGGGTGCCAATGGTGCCCAGCAGAGCAAAGCAGAGTCAGGAACCCAAGCCTATTCAGCCTCTTTGGCAGCCAAGGCAAAAGACTGTTCTTCCAAGCATCCTCCTGCAGGCAGAGAGGGTCATGGACACACCCAGAGCCTGCCAGGAAGATCTCCCGAGAGCTATTCCTCCCCTGGGCACAAGCAGAACTCTGTCATAGCAAACCAACAGCCGGTGGATCTGCCCAGCCTCCTCTCCACCAGTCTCCCTCAATCCTACGTTGCGTCCCGCAGCCAGCCCCAAACCGTTTCATCCAACTCCGACAAGCTGCCTTCCCTTTACACAACTCTTCCTACATTCTCCAGCCATTCTGCCTCTATTAATCAGACACTTCTCTACTCCTCCAGTCCTGGTCTCAGCCAGGAGCAAGTGGTTCAGTATGGAACCCACGTCCATGCCTTGTGTCAGGGCAATCTGTCGGAGAGCTACTCCTCCTCCCACGCCCAGGGGGCTCCTAGCGTAACGTACTCGTCTCAGTCGCAGGGGCAAGTTTCCCTCCCTCAGTCGCAGAGTTATGTCCCGGGACAGTCTTTGAACTCCCCGTACCCGTCCACGGTTACCCACAGTCTGCCCGCGTCTAATTCTACGCAGGGCTACACCCTGATGCAGTCACCAGTGGGAGGGAAAACTGATGACAACCAGCCCCAACCCCAAACCCAGTCCCAGAAATACCTGATGTCTGCTCCGTTGGCCAGTTACTCTGCAGCTGCTCATTCACAGTCACAGTTACAGAACAATATCAGGCCTTCAGTACAGGAACTAAAGGTCATCTATGGCAAGCACAAATTAGAAGAGCTTCCCATACAGGACTTGcaggtttccatggagaccaaTTCCCACAGCAATATGTCAGCCCACAACAatgttgtttatgttgtgtCAAAAATGGAGGATCGCTACAAAACGCAGAGTGTCATCCGGAGCAATTCACGTGAGGATCATCTCATGGGACTGGAGCCTACCAACATGGTCCAGGTGAAGGAAGAAAGGCTGGACTCTTATCACCAACAGCACATCCAGTTAGGCAGTAGCCAGGGAACGACTGACCCCAAAACGACACACTCGACTATTATCTCTTCACATTTGGGCCTAAATGCAGAGCAGCTCAAACAACATTCTGTCCTCCTCAAATCTCCAGAAACGCATCAGCAAAACCACCAGAACCAGGGTCTGGACCAGGGCCAGAACACTGAACCCCAGACCCAGTTCATCAGAGTTCCTAACTCTCAGGTTACCCTTGAACACAACCAGATGATtatgctgcagcagcagcagcccctggTCCACCACACTCAGAACCCCTCAAAGGTGGTTTCGCCACACATGCTGTCCACACAGGCATCAGGCTCCGTTCAAGTACAGTACCCCCACATGGACGGAGAAATGCTAAACCCCGGCATCACTGATGCCCAGAGTCGGCAGGGTGCCGTGCTGTCAGAACAGGGCTCGGGGGGCACAGACTCGTCTAAACTCATCCAGCCATCGAAAGATCACTACAGCCAGGCTGTGAACCACCAGTCGCACGATGCCAAAAACCAATTCACCCTGAACTCCATTTGCTTCCCTGACTCCATGCTGATGGTGGACGACAGGAACATTCTGTCCAATGTCGATGACATTTTGGCAGCCACAGTGGTGGCCTGTGGTGTCACACCGCAGGACTTTGTCAAAGCTACGTCCGCCATGGAAAGGGAAATGGCAAACCCAATAGACTCCAAGGGTCACTTCCAGACGCTGGATGTGAGGCATATGTCCCCGAGCTTCTCCACAGCACAACAGCCTATCATGGCCAACACTAACTCCCAGACCATGGCCATGACACTAAACGGAGGTCACTCGACCGCAGACTGCCAGGGTCATTCCGTTCACACCAACAGCGGTTGTGACCTGAACCCCAACGTCGACCGAGGTATATCGGAGAGCGATTACCATCTGGCAAGCCAGGTCTTTGACACCTCCGGCCTCCAGAACAGTGGCCCGGGTAAAGGTATCAAAAGGGAGGACGGCCTGATGGAGTGTCATGGCCCGGACGGCTTGCCCAAAAAGAAGGCCCGCAGCAAGTCCACCGCccaagaggaggagagcgggccGTGCCGGTTGGTGAAGCGCGGCGGGCCCGCCAAGCGGCAGAACTCTCGCGGCAGCGACACCGGCTCGTCGTCCTCGTCCACGCCAAGCGTGCCGTACGACGGCTATCAGCAGCAGGAGCGCATCCGGCAGAAGAtccgggaggtggaggagaaacagCCCGAGGTCAAAACGGGCTTCATCGGCTCCTTCCTGGACTTCCTGAAATCGGGCCCCAAGCAGCAGTACTCGCCCAGCCCCGCGCGGACAGTCAGTCGCCCCAGGAagccctccagctcctccaagcCGCCcgcctgccccccgcccccgctgaACAGCAGGCCCCAGCTtccccctggggggcccctgATGTCCCCCGAGGGCCTCGGCGGCAGCGGTCATCACAAACGCCTGGACGAGGACCTCCACAAGAACCTGGAGACCCTGCCGTCGTTCAGCTCGGACGAGGAGGACAGCACGGGGAAGAACCAAGCCCTGCGGAACAGCATCAGCTCGGCTCTGTCGGCCCTGGACGAGGTGTCCGACCGGAGGCCAAGGCCAG ACATCAGAGCCCCTTGTTCCATGATGAAACAAGACCAAGCTCCCAGCATGCCGCAGGCCATCTCCGAGACGCGTGTGGCGCGGGCGACTGCTCCCCCCAAAGCCGTCACGACCACCAACGCCTCGTCGGGGGGGAAGCGCTCTCCTGTGTCGGAGGGCTTGAAGGACTCCCTCCCCGGCCAGCTGGCCCTCCAGCTATCCGGCGTGGCCATCGAGGGGCTGACGGACGAGGAGCTCTCCGACAGCGGCGGAGAGGGGATGTATCGGGAGAGGGACGAGTTCGTGGTCCGCAACGAGGATATAGAGAACCTGAAG TTGACCATGAGAGCCGGCCGGGAGCCTCCATCCATCTGGAAGGTTCAGAAGGCGTTGCTGCAGAAGTTTGTTCCGGAGTTGAGAGACCGGAAGCGGGTGTTCTCCGCCACAAACAGT TACCTTGGATATTTCGGTGACGCGAAGACCATGTACCAGCGGGTGTACGTGAAGTTCCTCGACACAGTCAACAAGCGggagtatgtgcgtgtgtgcagccGCAAGCCGCGCTGCAAGCCCATGAGCTCCCTACG GGGAGCCCAGGTGAAGACCCTGCTGGGCCTGTCGATAGGGCCGTGCGCCGTGGCCCTGGGCCAGAAGCCGCGGGCCAAGCAGCCCAAGCCCAGAGCGGAGCCCCCGCccaagaagaggaggaagtggaaggagttttcctccaccctctccggctCCTCTGCTGAAGACGGCGGGGACGACGATG AGTTCACGCCCCCGCTGCCCTTCTCCTCGAGGAACCTCAACACGCGGACCATGAAGGAGACGTTCCGGAGCTTCGTGGAGCTGCTGGTCGGCGTGGCGATGGACGAAGACGTGCTGGCGGCGCTGGAGAGGGAGAACG atgagctgctgctgccccacATGAAGCGGGTGGACGGGGTGATCACGGACAACCGGAAGCACCTGCTTCACAAGCTGCACATCGGACAACTGCTCAAG ACGGCCCTGGACAGCTTCCCTGAGATCTCAGTGGTTACTGAGCTAAAGAAGGACGGGGAAACGCCAGCCTTCAAGGTGCGCCTCAGCGGGAAGGCCTACAACAGGAAGACCATGAAGCCCTTTAAGATGCCCAACAAAGTTCCCCTG GAATACACGGTGGACCAGCAGAAGACCCAGTGGTTCTCCCTCTACCACTCGTTGCAGCATTACAAGTACCACACTTACCTCATGTGTAAAGATGAG atAGCAGCTCTGGGGGTGCAGGCAGGCCCGATGGGCCAGGATGAGACGGTGCAGAAGTGTCTCCAGAACGGAGCATGGCTGGAGGGGCTGTTTGAGCGCTTCGGGGAACTGCTCAACCAAGTGCAGCAGGTCTGCCGATAG